ATAGGCTACATTTACGGTTCTTTCAGGAATATTGATATCTACTCTGGAAACCCCATTAATAGAGGTAATGAGCTTTGTGACCATGTCCTTGCAGTACCTGCATACAAGGTCGTCTACTATGAATGTTGTCTCCCCGATATGTTCACCCCCCGCAGCATAACTGTTTTTCTAGTTGCTTTATCCAAATAGTTAATCTAGTAAAAATCTGTATTTTTAGTATATAATAAATTCTTTGAAAATGCTATATGGAGTGACATATCACAGAGGTTCATATCCGGTTTCTCTGATTGCAGCCTTGACATCTTCGAGATTTACCTTTCCTTCTTCATATTCAATAGTTACCTGTTTAGTCTGAAGATTTACGTCCGCCCTCTTCACACCCTCTACGGCTTCAACGGCTTTTTTAACCCTCAACTGGCAATGCATGCAGGACATGCCTTCGACTTTTATGATTTCCTGAGCCATGTTTTCAATCTCCGTTTAATTTTATTTAAGGATTATATCATAATAATTTTCTGGAATACTTCAGGATTAAATAGGTATATGTC
The Methanosarcina thermophila TM-1 genome window above contains:
- a CDS encoding heavy-metal-associated domain-containing protein, producing the protein MGETTFIVDDLVCRYCKDMVTKLITSINGVSRVDINIPERTVNVAYDSRVTDAYVIQMTLLKAGYKTIEEPRRVH
- a CDS encoding heavy-metal-associated domain-containing protein, which produces MAQEIIKVEGMSCMHCQLRVKKAVEAVEGVKRADVNLQTKQVTIEYEEGKVNLEDVKAAIRETGYEPL